A DNA window from Castanea sativa cultivar Marrone di Chiusa Pesio chromosome 7, ASM4071231v1 contains the following coding sequences:
- the LOC142642403 gene encoding zinc finger protein ZAT3-like — protein MTTITTTTTTDTDLRFSPSPPSLEVAVVPEKPRQKPRKKRTKLIRIDGMSTAGSSSGGGGVQKPKYSKKPDPGAPKITRPCSECGKKFWSWKALFGHMRCHPERQWRGINPPPNLRRPGSPSGQPVAVMAPVVMSEEDHEIASCLLMLSSGVDRASDQRSIIEAEFDGFFRESMAAVGCRFECSSCKKVFGSHQALGGHRASHKNVKGCFAITRSSASDGDEFDNIQDQSVNERDDIGAALEEEKMLMVLGGHKCSICLRVFSSGQALGGHKRCHWEKGDEGVTTCGLDLNMPAPMEDGSSSSYTSTSGLTLDLRLGL, from the coding sequence ATGACCACcattactactactactactactgacACCGATCTTCGGTTCTCGCCTTCTCCTCCGTCTCTCGAAGTTGCTGTGGTCCCCGAGAAGCCGAGGCAGAAACCCAGAAAGAAGCGTACAAAGCTGATCAGAATTGATGGCATGTCGACGGCGGGTTCGAGCAGTGGCGGTGGTGGTGTGCAGAAGCCGAAGTACAGCAAGAAGCCGGACCCGGGTGCGCCGAAGATAACTCGTCCGTGTAGCGAGTGCGGGAAGAAGTTCTGGTCGTGGAAGGCATTGTTCGGACACATGCGTTGCCACCCAGAACGGCAATGGCGGGGTATTAACCCCCCGCCAAATCTCCGGCGACCTGGGTCCCCTTCCGGGCAGCCGGTGGCGGTTATGGCACCGGTGGTGATGAGTGAAGAGGATCATGAGATTGCTTCGTGTTTGTTAATGCTGTCCAGTGGGGTTGATAGGGCTAGTGATCAGAGAAGTATAATTGAAGCGGAGTTTGATGGGTTTTTTAGGGAATCTATGGCGGCGGTGGGGTGCCGGTTCGAGTGTTCGAGTTGTAAGAAGGTGTTTGGGTCGCACCAGGCATTAGGAGGGCACAGGGCTAGTCACAAGAATGTGAAGGGTTGTTTTGCAATAACAAGGAGTAGTGCTAGTGATGGTGATGAGTTTGATAATATTCAAGACCAGAGTGTTAATGAAAGGGATGACATTGGCGCTGCTTTGGAGGAGGAGAAGATGTTGATGGTTTTGGGTGGGCACAAGTGTAGCATTTGTTTGAGGGTTTTTTCAAGTGGTCAAGCTTTGGGTGGACATAAGAGGTGTCATTGGGAGAAAGGAGATGAAGGGGTTACTACTTGTGGTTTGGACTTGAATATGCCTGCTCCAATGGAAGATGGGTCTTCGTCTTCTTATACTTCTACTTCAGGATTGACTTTGGATTTAAGGTTGGGACTATGA